One Mycobacteroides salmoniphilum DNA segment encodes these proteins:
- a CDS encoding ABC transporter substrate-binding protein gives MRRAARLLAAVIAAVVFSGCGSANPLGGGPLSGDLNTLIVGSADFPESKIVAELYAQILQTNGFHITKQLGIGSRETYIPAVKDHSIDLIADYTGNLLRYFDPDATATKPDDVELALLRTLDGDLDMLSPSPASDADTLCVTRATADAWNLHSIADLAAHSEEVKVGAPSEFLHRSVGLAGLKANYGLDIPESRFVAISDGGGPATVRALVDGTITAANIFSTSPAIAEHDLVVLDDPKFTFPAGNLVPLVNAQKKSEKLKKVLDALSARLTTGDLIALNAAVSGNSGVDPKEAAQKWLTDKGFDKPMGN, from the coding sequence ATGCGCAGGGCCGCACGACTCCTCGCCGCCGTCATCGCCGCGGTTGTCTTCAGTGGTTGCGGCAGCGCCAATCCCCTGGGCGGAGGACCGCTTTCGGGCGATCTCAATACGCTGATCGTCGGCTCGGCCGACTTCCCCGAATCGAAGATCGTGGCCGAGCTGTATGCACAGATATTGCAGACCAACGGCTTTCACATCACCAAACAGCTGGGCATCGGTAGCCGCGAGACATACATCCCGGCGGTCAAGGACCATTCGATCGACCTCATCGCCGATTACACCGGAAATCTGCTGCGCTACTTCGATCCGGATGCCACCGCCACCAAGCCCGACGACGTCGAGCTGGCGTTGCTGCGCACGCTCGACGGCGATCTGGACATGCTGTCTCCCTCGCCGGCCTCGGACGCGGACACACTGTGTGTCACTCGGGCCACCGCCGACGCCTGGAATCTGCACTCCATCGCCGATCTTGCGGCGCACTCAGAGGAGGTAAAGGTCGGTGCGCCCTCGGAGTTCCTGCACCGCAGTGTCGGCCTGGCCGGACTCAAGGCGAACTACGGCCTGGACATCCCGGAGTCGCGCTTCGTGGCCATCAGCGATGGTGGAGGACCGGCGACGGTCAGGGCGCTAGTGGACGGAACGATCACCGCGGCCAACATATTCAGCACCTCGCCGGCCATCGCCGAGCATGATCTGGTGGTGTTGGACGATCCGAAATTCACGTTTCCGGCCGGCAATCTGGTGCCGTTGGTCAACGCGCAGAAGAAATCTGAGAAGTTGAAGAAGGTGCTCGACGCACTCTCCGCACGGTTGACCACCGGGGATCTCATCGCGCTCAACGCCGCGGTGTCCGGCAACAGCGGTGTCGACCCCAAGGAGGCTGCGCAGAAGTGGTTGACGGACAAGGGTTTCGACAAACCGATGGGGAACTGA
- a CDS encoding ABC transporter ATP-binding protein, whose amino-acid sequence MITFENVTKKYPDGTTAVDDLTMHVDKGSFTVFVGPSGCGKTTSMRMINRMTDLTSGVLIVDGADVRTVDPVKLRLGIGYVIQNAGLMPHQRVVDNVATVPVLRGESRRAARKAALDVLERVGLDPKLASRYPAQLSGGQQQRVGVARALAADPPILLMDEPFSAVDPNVRDDLQAEMQRLQAELNKTIVFVTHDIDEAVKLGDKVAVFGPGGVLQQYDEPERVLSNPASDFVAGFIGRDRGYRSLQFREAGELPLYEIRQIFETEVRDLIIAPRSWVLVCNPDGTPFGWMDDAGAEVYRSGKSLYDSVIAGGSLFGPDGTLRQALDAALSSPSGLGVATDEDGRVRGGVRGDDVLIALDRQRRTGQR is encoded by the coding sequence GTGATCACCTTCGAAAATGTCACCAAGAAGTACCCCGACGGGACGACCGCGGTCGACGATCTCACCATGCACGTCGACAAGGGTTCATTCACGGTGTTCGTGGGGCCATCCGGATGCGGCAAGACCACCTCGATGCGGATGATCAACAGGATGACCGACCTCACTTCGGGTGTTCTCATCGTCGACGGAGCCGACGTCAGGACGGTGGATCCGGTCAAACTGCGGCTGGGTATCGGGTACGTCATCCAGAACGCGGGCTTGATGCCGCATCAGCGTGTGGTCGACAACGTGGCGACAGTGCCGGTGTTGCGCGGTGAATCCCGGCGTGCCGCACGCAAGGCCGCGCTCGACGTTTTGGAACGGGTGGGGCTCGATCCAAAACTGGCCAGCCGGTACCCGGCGCAGCTCTCGGGAGGCCAGCAACAACGTGTCGGAGTGGCGCGTGCACTTGCTGCCGACCCGCCGATCCTGCTGATGGACGAACCCTTCAGTGCCGTCGACCCGAATGTGCGTGATGACCTGCAGGCCGAGATGCAGCGCCTCCAGGCCGAGCTCAATAAGACCATCGTCTTTGTCACACACGATATCGACGAGGCCGTCAAGCTTGGAGACAAGGTGGCAGTCTTCGGCCCCGGCGGGGTACTGCAGCAGTATGACGAGCCTGAGCGGGTGTTATCCAACCCGGCAAGCGATTTCGTTGCCGGGTTCATCGGCCGTGATCGGGGCTATCGGAGCCTGCAGTTCCGTGAGGCGGGGGAGCTGCCGCTGTACGAGATCAGGCAGATCTTTGAAACAGAGGTCCGTGACCTCATCATCGCCCCGCGTAGCTGGGTGCTGGTCTGCAATCCCGATGGCACGCCATTCGGCTGGATGGACGATGCCGGGGCGGAGGTCTACCGGTCGGGAAAATCTTTATACGACAGTGTGATAGCGGGAGGATCATTGTTCGGTCCGGACGGGACACTGCGGCAGGCCCTCGATGCCGCGCTGTCCTCACCGTCGGGACTGGGCGTGGCCACCGACGAGGACGGCCGCGTACGCGGCGGTGTTCGTGGGGACGATGTTCTCATCGCGCTGGATCGGCAACGCCGTACCGGGCAGCGGTGA
- a CDS encoding ABC transporter permease: MRYLFTHLGDAWQLSLIHMRLSLVPILIGLAIAIPCGALIHRHRTMRRVTTVIASIVFTIPSLALFVALPLIIPTRILDEANVMVALTLYTTALLIRAVPEALDAIAPQVRDAATAVGYRPLARLVRVELPLSIPVLVAGLRVVAVTNISMVSVGSVIGIGGLGTWFTEGYQANKSSQIVAGIIAIFLLAVVVDSLLVVLGRAATPWTRATKAVGAV, from the coding sequence ATGCGGTATCTCTTCACCCATCTCGGCGACGCCTGGCAGCTCTCGCTGATCCACATGCGGCTGTCGCTGGTGCCCATCCTCATCGGGTTGGCCATCGCGATTCCTTGTGGCGCACTGATTCACCGGCACCGGACCATGCGGCGGGTCACCACGGTGATCGCCAGCATCGTGTTCACCATCCCGTCGCTGGCGTTGTTCGTGGCATTACCCCTCATCATTCCCACCCGGATACTTGACGAGGCGAATGTGATGGTGGCGCTGACGCTGTATACCACCGCGCTGCTGATCCGTGCCGTACCCGAGGCGCTCGACGCCATTGCCCCGCAGGTGCGTGACGCGGCCACCGCGGTGGGGTATCGCCCATTGGCCCGCCTGGTCAGGGTCGAGCTGCCACTGTCCATACCGGTGCTGGTGGCAGGTTTGAGAGTCGTTGCCGTCACCAATATTTCGATGGTTTCGGTGGGCTCGGTGATCGGTATCGGCGGCCTGGGCACCTGGTTCACCGAGGGCTACCAGGCGAACAAGAGCAGTCAGATCGTCGCCGGGATCATCGCGATCTTTCTGCTGGCCGTCGTCGTGGATTCACTCCTGGTGGTTCTCGGTCGTGCTGCGACGCCGTGGACGAGAGCGACGAAAGCTGTTGGTGCAGTGTGA